CTGTTGAAGGAGTCCCCGGCCATGCCGGCGTCGTCCAACGCGACCCCTTTCCCAGTTCAGCCTCGAGCTCGGCGATCCGCTTCTTTGCCTTGGCCAGCTCGGCGTTCTCGGTGGTGCTTAGCCCTGCTTGAAGGCCGCAGTCGATCCGGTCCTGGCGTCGCCAGCTGTAGATCGTCTGGTCGCTGATGTCGAGATCGTGCAGCAGTCCCTGGCGACGCTCTTGCCGTCCTCGAGCAGGTCGAGGACCTTGCGTCGAAACTCTGCCGGGTAGCCCCGTCGTCCCATCTGTCCTCCTGGTGTCAGGCACCAAAATCCAGAAAATCAGACTCCGTAGGACCAGGGACACACCAGAGCCTCCATCAGACCCGGGCGATTCAGACCTCAGCGTTTCGGTCATCCTGACTCCATCTCGCCACCCAGCGGGTCAGCGTGTCGAGCCACTCACAACATTGTCCGGACAGCCCCAGCCAGGGGGCTGGCGTTCGCGAAAATCTACCACGGAGGGTGAGCAGCCAAACTTGGCCTTCTCAAAGCCCCAGTGGAGCCGCCGGGTCGATGCAAGTTCTGGCCTTGAGTTCGGGGCGTTACGTTGAGCGGGCGGGGCAGGCGGCCATCTAGTCAGGTACCGGGTCCGCGTGCCTCTCGTCCCAAACACGGGCACTTCTCCATCCTGCCCATATCGTAAGGATGTAGTTGACGCCTTGCGCAATTGACATGGCTAAGACAACGTTTATGGCAGAAAAATTGTATTCGCGGGCAACTAACGCAGCACCAAGGACCATTGCGACCCGTGATGCGTCAAGACCCAAGTTTACAGCGCCCCGAGCGTTCGCCACTAGAACCTGTTGTAGCGGTGCCGCGATGAAGGAGAAACCGAAAACAACAGACGTCGCTCTTATGTAGTCGCTCACGCCTGCCCATTCTTCTCCCAACATCCAATCCGCTAGGGGCGCGAGTACGATGGCGGCTAGAGTGATCGCCGCCCCGATGGGAATTAGTATCGCCAGAATACTGCGCGTCAGAGTGCCCTGATCGGGCTTGGATGATCGACGGATCTCAGCTAGCTTCCCGAGGAACACTTGGCTGATAGCGAGTCCGACTACCGCGGCCGGGATGACGAGGACGCGCTGCGCCACACCCAAAAGTCCGGCCGCTTCGGCACCGAACCAAGCAGCAGTCAGCAGCAGTGGCAATTGGCTGCCGGCAATATTCAAAAGTGCCGCAGGCGTGAACAGAACGGGATACTGCCACAGGCCCGGAATTCGGATCGCCCGGGAGAATGGAATGCTTCGGCCGCGCCCACGCGGAGGGGCGGCCATTACGGAGATTGCCGCGATACGGCCAAGTATTTGACCCGCTATCAATCCAATGCCCACGCCAGCCACCCCTAGGAGGAGGCTGGCCAGGGTCGCGACCAGGCCCTGCCAGAAGGACCTCCAACCCAGTAGGCGAAACTTGCCCTCCCAGATGAAAAGCTGACTCAGGATGACAAACGCACTCGTGAGAAGTGTGCACAATATCGTCCAACGCAGATAATGGGTAGATAATGCCAACGAAATATATGAACCATCATACATGTATCCGACGACGAGGAGCAACGTGGCAATGACTCCCGAAACGCACAAACCGAGGCGCGCCAAGGCCTTGGCGTGCGCGGCATCGAGCGCATTGGCGATAGCGGCCTCAAGTCTCAATGTCATTATGCTGGACAGCAGCATCGACACGGCAACTACCACAGATAAAGCCCCGAACGCCTCCGGCGAGTAAAGCCGTGATAGAAGAGGCAATGCAAGGAGCGCCAGCACCTGTGCCGAAACGTTTCCTCCTGCAACCTGGACCACAGACTTTCCCCGTCGCATGCCACGCAGCCGCGAAAGCCTGGCTCGCAAGCGCGTCTGCGGGAAGGGACTCTTAGATCTCACGTGAAATCACTGGACTCGAAGTGCTTTGCTTCTGGACGAGTAGTAAATGGTTGCATGATTGTGTCACTTTCCCCGTGCAGAGAGAGCAGAAATATGAGCGGCCCTCATGCCAGGTTGAGTGAACGTAGAGGAATACCGCACTGGGCCTTCAATGGCCCGCTGGAGATGAGAGAAGCAAGTCCAAGTGGGTGCAGGCGATTGTATCCTCGCACCCTCTGGAACCAGCACGAGCCACTCACCGACTTGTCCCATCCGAGACCCAAAAGATTCATGGTCCCTCGACAGCATCGGCCAACGCGACTCGCCTGAATAGCATTCTGAAATCCAAATGATTCTCTGCAACATAAAACGAATGAGTTGACATAGACTCCAGAACATGACGATCCTGGGATATGGCGCGAAAAATATGCGTCAGCGAGGCTGCTGACTCAACTAGGAATGCGTTATCCTTGCAAAGGTCCCTATAAATGGGATGGTTCCCTACGACAACCGGGAGACCGCAGCAAATCGCCGTTTGAGCGGTCTGCGAGACCGTTCCGGGCTGTAGGTACACATCGGAGCCGCAGATACTTTTCACGAGTTCCGCGCCGGATAGGAATCCGAGATGGATTATTCGTGGATCGAGTTCAATAATACGCGACGCGCTGGCCTCTATGCTGGGCGAGAGGGTGCCAGCTAGAACTAGCCGAAAATCTGGGTCTTTTGCGTCATGGAAAGACTCGAGCAACTGCACGGTCTGCTTTCCTGCATCAAACTTTCCGGCATGCAGGTAGACGATCTCGGTGTCTGTAAAATCATGACGGTCCCGAAACTGTTTGCGAGAAAGTCGCCGCGACTCCACAGGGAATACTTCCCCGGGCAGTGGTAAAAATGACAACCGATGTGCCGGAATGGCATATACTTGACAAAGGAACGCGAGAGACTCGGGTGCAGCATAGAACAATTCATCAATGTATGGCAGAGCCACTTTCAGCCATCGGCGGTAGAGCATGCCGTGTTGTATGCGCAGGGAGATGAAGTTCCGGCCACTGTTGTCATACGTGGTGGTGAAGTGACAGACTATCCGAGTTTGACTGTTCCTGGCCTTGAGTTGTTTCGCTAGTTTGATACCGGGCAACTGTGCGGTGTTGAAGTACACAATATTGGGTTCGTGCGCCAATAAAATTTTTCGTAGAGTCGGCGCATAGCGTAGCTTCTCGGTGACCCGTCGAGGGCCCATCTTCCTAAAGGGGATTCGGAAGAGTTTGTAGCCATGTTCGATTGAGACGCGCGGAACAGGAAGTCTTCGGCGCTTTCCCTCATGCCATTCTAGATCAGACGCAATGACGATCACGTCATGGCCGTCCTCTACGGCGGCACGGATCATATAATTCTCTTTATACAACATGCTGACTGTGAATGGGTCCCCAATACAGACGAAGGCAATCTTCATCTATGGCCTCTCGCTATAATTGTTTGATCGATTGGGGGATTGAGTGAAGGACTCCGACCAAGTCGGCAGGATTCGAGCTGACTGCGTTGTACAAGGTTCAGGCACTGCATTCGCTTTAGGGGAATGCCTGAGGATTGGGACTACCATCTATTAGGGGGGAGGTGCCGCAGAATGTCCTCAACCCTGTCCGTAGTGCCGGCAGAGCAACGTCCTTGAATAAGTCAGTGGTCAGGGAGTTCCTATAACGTGGACCGGACATTCAAACTTGCCCGCCGCTATGGCTGCGCGGCCGTCAATAATTTGGCGCACGTTGGGCAAGTCGTCGCGCGTCAATAGTCTATATTCGGGATGGTCGGTGTGCAGTACAGCCGCGTCTACGCTCTCCCCAAACGTATGAGGCGTGAGCCCCAGCCCTGTCAATTCAGGTTGTGTGTATAGGGGATCATGGACGCTAGCAATCGCGCCCACCTCCCCGAGGTGCCGAACTAAATCGAAAACACCTGAGAAGGCCGTCTCTTTGACGCCGGCCCGGTAGGCTGCGCCCAGCACAACGACGCGAGCTCCAGTTAAATCGCCGTATTCGACTTGAAGCCGGGCAATTGCATGGGCCGGCATCTGAGTATTGGCCTCGCGGGCCGCCCGAACGATTGTGGCGTCCGGGTCATTGGAAAGGTAAAGGCGTGGGTATACGGGAATGCAGTGGCCGCCGACGGAAATGCCTGGGCGGTGGATGTGGCTATAGGGCTGCGAATTCGACGCTTCGATCACCTGATAGACGTCAATGCCGGCAGTCTCGGCGAACTTTGCAAACTGGTTGGCCAGGCCGATATTGACATCGCGATATGTCGTCTCGGCGAGTTTCGCCATCTCAGCGGCCTCGGCCGAGCCGAGATCCCAGACCCCGTTACCGCGCTCGAGGTCTGGGCGCTCATCGAAGTCGAGCACCTGCTCATAGAAAGCGACAGCCCGCTTGGCGCCTTCGGAGCTAAGCCCGCCGAGGAGCTTCGGGTACTTGCGGAGGTCCTCAAAGACTCGTCCAGTGAGAACACGTTCGGGAGAGAACACGACGTGAAAGTCAGTCCCTTCGATCAGTCCGCTGCCGTGTTCGAGCTGTGGCTTCCACCGAGTGCGCAAAGTGCCAACGGGCAGGGTCGTTTCATAGGCGACCAAAGTGTCCTTGGTCAGGTTAGCGGCCAGGTCAGCTGTCGCTTTGTCCATCCAGCCGAAGTCGGGCCTGCCGTCGTTGTCCACGAAGAGTGGGACGACCACGACTACTGCGTCCGCTTCGGGGATTGCGTCGGCGTAGTTCGTGGTGGCACGCAACTTCCCTGCCGGCACCAAGCGAGTCAGGTATTCACCCAACTGTGCCTCGCCAGGGAATGGTGCTACAGCTTCGTTAATTGTCGCGACGGTGCTGGGGGCTATGTCGACGCCGACGACGGTGTGGCCCTTGTTGGCGAACTGTGCTGCTAGGGGCAAGCCGATTTTGCCGAGGCCGATGACAGCGATCTTCATGGTGTTGTGGGCGCTCCGCTTTCGTCTATAACGATGGTGCGGCCTTCATTGGCCGCCAAAATGCAGGCATCGGCAACTGCGACGGTGGCCATACCTTCGCGCATGGTCACGATATCTGTGCCCGAGCCCAATACGGCATCACGGAAGTTTTCGTGTTGCACGCGCAAGGGCTCGGGTTTAGGGATCGCGTAGCGTGTGCTGTTGCCCTCAGTGACGCCGCGGAAGTTTCGCACTTGACCCCACTCAGTGTCGATAACCCCGTTCTCGTGGAAGACGAGATCACCGGTCAGTGTGTCGACAACGAACGCACCCTTTTCGCCGGTGACGACTGTAACGCGCTCTTTAAGTGGGGAAAGCCAATTGACGAGGTGGCTGGCAACGGTGCCGTCCTGCATCTTCGCGGTGATCGAGATCAAGTCTTCGTGTACCCTGCCGCTCTTGTGGGCAGTGTAAGCAGCTACTTTCGCATAAGGCGACTGGATGACCCACGCCGTTAAGTCGATGTCGTGGGTAGCGAGGTCCTTGACCACTCCTACGTCGTCGATGCGGTTCGGGAAAGGTCCTTGGCGGCGGGTGGCTACCTGGTAGATCTCGCCAAGGTCGCCGTTTTCCAGGCGAGACCTCAATGACCGCAGTGCCGGGTTGCAGCGTTCAATGTGACCGACGGCGTTGACGAGGCCAGCGCCCTCAAAAGCGTCGACCAAGGCGGCCGATTCCGCACTGTCAGCTGCCAAAGGCTTCTCGATCAGTGTGTGTACACCCGCGTCTGCCAATTCGAGTCCCGCGGCGAGGTGGAAAGCTGTCGGTACGGCAACAACTGCCAGGTCGACGCCGACCTCGATCATCTCGCCGATCGAGGTGACAACCTTAGCCTCGCCGGCCATCCCATGCTTGTCACCTGCTGGATCGGCAACCGCTGTGAGTTTTAGACCCTCGATAGAGTTCAGTACACGGGCGTGATTCCGACCCATCATGCCGATGCCGACCAGGCCAACGCGAAGGTCCGCCATCAGGCGCCGGCCTTGGCTAGGTTGTTAACAGCAGTCACGATGCGCTCCATTTGATCGCGGGTTACCGACGGGTGAACGGGGAGTGAGAGGCACTCAAGAGCTGCCAACTCTGTACGGGGCAAGTCGACCTCGGCCTGGAAAGGCGCGAGCCGGTGGTTCGGGATCGGGTAGAACATTCCCGTCCCGATGTTGTATTCATTCTTCAGAGCTGCAGCCAATCCGTCTCGGTCATCTGTGACCCGCACCGTGTACTGGTGGTAGACGTGCACAGCTTCTTCGGCGACCGGAGGGGGAGTCACACCCTCCAGGTGCGCGTTGAAAAAGGCTGCATTATTCTGTCGCTTGGCGGTCCAAGCGTTCACCTTGGTCAACTGGACTCGACCGATGGCTGCGTGAATGTCGGTCATGCGGCTATTGAAACCGACGACCTCGTTCTCATACTGCCGCTGCATGCCCTGGTTTCGGTAGAGGCGCATTAGTCGTTCGATCTCGCCGCTGGCCACCGAGACCATGCCGCCCTCGCCCGAGGTCATGTTCTTTGTCGGGTAGAGGGAGAACATGCCAAACGACCCGAAGGCACCGACCGGCGTACCGCCCAGGGAGGCACCGTGCGCCTGAGCCGCGTCCTCGAGGACCTGCAGCCCGTGCCTGTCGGCAATCGTTTGGAGAGCGGGCATGTCGGCCGGGTGGCCGTAGAGGTGTACCGGCATGATCGCAGTGGTGCGGTCGGTGATCGAGGCCTCAACGCTGGCCGGGTCGAGGCAAAATGACTCGCGATCAATGTCCGCAAAAATCGGCGTTGCGCCGGCCAAAGCCACCGAGTTGGCCGTGGCTGCAAAGGTGAAAGAGGGCACAATGACTTCGTCGCCTGGCTTGATACCTGCGGAGAGCAGCCCTAGGTGAAGCCCCGAGGTCCCCGAGTTGACCGCAACGCATGCTCGGCCTAGCCCGAAGTGTCGGGCGAACTCGGTTTCGAAGGCCAACACCTCGGGGCCTTGGGCGATCATGCCACTTCGCATGACGCGATCAACCGCTTCGCGTTCTTCGTCGCCGATCAGTGGCTTGGCGGGGGGAATGAACTCGTCCACAGTTTCCTCTACTCCTTGGCGACGGCGAGGCTGCCGTTCGTTTCTAAGTATCGTGAGTTGGCGGCGGGGCAGTACCACGCGCCGTCCGGCTCTTCGATGAGACGCTGCCCGGAATGGCCGACCCAGCCAATCTGCTTGGCTGGAACGCCAGCTACAAGAGCGTGATCCGGCACATCTCGGGTGACCACAGATCCGGCCGCGACCATAGCCCAGGCGCCGATGGCTAGAGGGGCCACACAAACGGACCGTGCCCCGATTGATGCGCCGTCTTTGATCGTGACGCCGACGGCTTTCCAATCCAAAGCGGACTTCAGATCGCCGTCAGCAGTTACTGCCCGCGGGTAGGTGTCGTTGGTGAGCACGACTGCGGGGCCGATAAACACACCGGCGCCTAGATTGGCCGGCTCGTACACGAGGGCATAGTTCTGCACCTTGCAGTTGTCGCCTAGCTTGACGCCGCTCCCGATGTAGGCGCCCCGTCCAATCACACAGTTCTCACCTACCTCGGCGTGCTCCCGCACTTGGGCGAGATGCCAAACCGAGGAGCCATCGCCTATGCGGGCACGTTCATCCACGTCGGCGGAACCGGCGATCTTAACTGTCATGCCAACACTTTCTAGACGTGCTCCGGACGGCACCCCGAGCCGATCCATCTTGGTCGATGATGGTCCAGGTGCCGAATATTTTTTGCGACCAAGGTGACCGAAGTCCGCTAGATGGCAGGATCTCAATGGCGCTGGTCACCTACAGGTGTCTGACTGAGGAACAGAAGTATCGGGAGGTCGCCGTGCAGTCGCGTCGTTGACGACCCGCTTTCCCAGCGCGGTTTTTGATTGCTGCAAGGTGCTCGCTCGAGCCCCGGCGCCGGTTAGAGAATGTGAACTGGCCCCATTCGACACGACCCCCGGCCAGTTTGTGGCGATTACTCGAAGGTTCTCCTGGTGCTGCATTCATCGTTTACATCGGGCTCTGAAGAGGGCGGCGCCGGTTTTGCGGATGGCCACCGCCCATGGCTCAAGAGCGGAACTTCAGTTTCCGCTGTTCACCATTCCAGCGCCAACGGTAGCGCCGGTTGCCTCGTCAATAAGAATGAACGAACCGGTGGCGCGATTCTGCGAGTACGGGTCGCAGAGCAGTGGGATTGTGGTGCGCAACTGTACCCGTCCGATCTCGTTAACGCCGAGCTCGTTGCTTTCCAGGTCGCGGTGCAATGTGTTGATGTCGAGTCGGTACTGAATGTCCTTCACCAATGCCCGACCGGTGCGGGTCGTGTGCTTGATGGCCAGCTTCTGGCGCGGCTTCAGCGGCGCCGTGGTCATCCAACAGATCATCGCGTCGATGTCCTGGCTGGGCTTGGGCGCGTTGCGGATTCGAGCGATCATGTCGCCGCGCGACACATCGACGTCGTCCTCGAGGCGGACGGTCACCGACATTGGCGGGTAGGCCTCGGTGAGCTCCCTATCGAAGAGGTCGATGCCGGCGATCTTGCTGGTCATGCCGCTGGGGAGCACTACGACCTCGTCGCCCGGCTTGAGCACACCGCCAGCCACCTGTCCGCCGTAGCCCCGGTAGTCGTGGTGCTCGTCCGACTTGGGGCGCACGACGTACTGCACAGGGAAGCGGGCATCGATCAGGTCGCGGTCGGAGGCGACGTGCACATGCTCGAGGTGGTGCATGAGCGTGGGCCCTGAGTACCAGTCCATGTTCTCGGAGCGGGTGACGACGTTGTCGCCCTGCAGTGCCGAGATCGGGATGACCTGAAGATCAGGGATGTTGAGCTTGGTGGCGAACTGCGTGAACTCGGCGTGAATCTTGTTGTAGATCTCCTCGGAGAAGTCGACGAGGTCCATCTTGTTCACGGCGAGCACCAGGTGGGGGACCCGCAGCAGCGAGAGGATCACCGCGTGGCGGCGGGACTGCTCGGTGAGGCCCTGGCGAGCGTCGACGAGCACGAGCCCCAGGTCGGCGGTGGAGGCGCCGGTGACCATGTTGCGGGTGTACTGCACGTGGCCCGGAGTGTCGGCGATGATGAACTTGCGGTTGGGCGTCGCGAAGTAGCGGTAGGCAACGTCAATGGTGATGCCCTGCTCGCGCTCGGAGCGCAGACCGTCGGTCAGCAGCGCGAGGTCGGTGTAGTCGAAGCCCTTGGACAGGCTGGTGGCCTCGACCGCCTCGAGCTGGTCCTCGAAGATCGCCTTGGAGTCGAGCAGCAGGCGCCCGATGAGCGTCGACTTGCCGTCGTCGACCGAGCCTGCCGTGGCGAAGCGGAGCAGGTCCATGCCAGCGGTGACTGCGGCGCCGGTGTCGGTGGGGGTGGCGTTCATCAGAAGTAGCCTTCCTTCTTGCGGTCCTCCATGGCGGCCTCCGAGAATCGGTCGTCGCCGCGGGTGGCGCCGCGCTCCGTGACGCGGGCGACGGCCACCTCCTCGATGATCTCCTCGACGGTGCTGGCGGTGCTCTCGACGCAGCCAGTCATGGTCAGGTCGCCCACGGTGCGGAACCGCACGGTGCGCTCAGACGCGATCTCGCCGTTCTTGCACGGGTTGTGCTCACTCTCGGTGAGGAGCATGCCGTCGCGCTCGAAGACTCGGCGCTGGTGGGAGAAGTAGATGTTGGGAATCTCGATGCCCTCGCGGCCGATGTAGTCCCAGACGTCGAGTTCGGTCCAGTTCGAGATCGGGAAGATCCGCATGTGCTCGCCCTGGTGCAGGCGGCCGTTGTAGAGGTTCCAGAGCTCGGGGCGCTGGTTCTTCGGGTCCCACTGGCCGAACTCGTCGCGGTGGGAGTAGATGCGCTCCTTGGCGCGGGCCTTCTCCTCGTCGCGGCGACCGCCACCGAAGGCAGCGGTGAAGCCGTTCTCCTCGACCGCGTGCAGCAGGGTGCCGATCTGAAGCCGGTTGCGGCTGGTCTTGCCGTCATCGACCACGACGCCGGTGGCGATCGCCTCCTCGACGCTGGCGACGATCATGCGGACGCCGAGGCGGTCCACCCAGCTGTCGCGGGTGGCGAGGACCTCGGGGAAGTCGTACCCGGTGTCGACCTGCAGGACCGGGAACGGGATCTTCGCCGGATAGAACGCCTTCTCGGCCAGGCGCAGCATCACGATCGAGTCCTTGCCGCCCGAGAACATCAAGACG
This Nocardioides dokdonensis FR1436 DNA region includes the following protein-coding sequences:
- a CDS encoding DegT/DnrJ/EryC1/StrS family aminotransferase; its protein translation is MDEFIPPAKPLIGDEEREAVDRVMRSGMIAQGPEVLAFETEFARHFGLGRACVAVNSGTSGLHLGLLSAGIKPGDEVIVPSFTFAATANSVALAGATPIFADIDRESFCLDPASVEASITDRTTAIMPVHLYGHPADMPALQTIADRHGLQVLEDAAQAHGASLGGTPVGAFGSFGMFSLYPTKNMTSGEGGMVSVASGEIERLMRLYRNQGMQRQYENEVVGFNSRMTDIHAAIGRVQLTKVNAWTAKRQNNAAFFNAHLEGVTPPPVAEEAVHVYHQYTVRVTDDRDGLAAALKNEYNIGTGMFYPIPNHRLAPFQAEVDLPRTELAALECLSLPVHPSVTRDQMERIVTAVNNLAKAGA
- a CDS encoding Gfo/Idh/MocA family protein; this translates as MADLRVGLVGIGMMGRNHARVLNSIEGLKLTAVADPAGDKHGMAGEAKVVTSIGEMIEVGVDLAVVAVPTAFHLAAGLELADAGVHTLIEKPLAADSAESAALVDAFEGAGLVNAVGHIERCNPALRSLRSRLENGDLGEIYQVATRRQGPFPNRIDDVGVVKDLATHDIDLTAWVIQSPYAKVAAYTAHKSGRVHEDLISITAKMQDGTVASHLVNWLSPLKERVTVVTGEKGAFVVDTLTGDLVFHENGVIDTEWGQVRNFRGVTEGNSTRYAIPKPEPLRVQHENFRDAVLGSGTDIVTMREGMATVAVADACILAANEGRTIVIDESGAPTTP
- the cysD gene encoding sulfate adenylyltransferase subunit CysD, whose amino-acid sequence is MTDTHADYRLSQLDQLEAESIHIFREVAAEFEKPVLMFSGGKDSIVMLRLAEKAFYPAKIPFPVLQVDTGYDFPEVLATRDSWVDRLGVRMIVASVEEAIATGVVVDDGKTSRNRLQIGTLLHAVEENGFTAAFGGGRRDEEKARAKERIYSHRDEFGQWDPKNQRPELWNLYNGRLHQGEHMRIFPISNWTELDVWDYIGREGIEIPNIYFSHQRRVFERDGMLLTESEHNPCKNGEIASERTVRFRTVGDLTMTGCVESTASTVEEIIEEVAVARVTERGATRGDDRFSEAAMEDRKKEGYF
- a CDS encoding lipopolysaccharide biosynthesis protein, with translation MRRGKSVVQVAGGNVSAQVLALLALPLLSRLYSPEAFGALSVVVAVSMLLSSIMTLRLEAAIANALDAAHAKALARLGLCVSGVIATLLLVVGYMYDGSYISLALSTHYLRWTILCTLLTSAFVILSQLFIWEGKFRLLGWRSFWQGLVATLASLLLGVAGVGIGLIAGQILGRIAAISVMAAPPRGRGRSIPFSRAIRIPGLWQYPVLFTPAALLNIAGSQLPLLLTAAWFGAEAAGLLGVAQRVLVIPAAVVGLAISQVFLGKLAEIRRSSKPDQGTLTRSILAILIPIGAAITLAAIVLAPLADWMLGEEWAGVSDYIRATSVVFGFSFIAAPLQQVLVANARGAVNLGLDASRVAMVLGAALVAREYNFSAINVVLAMSIAQGVNYILTIWAGWRSARVWDERHADPVPD
- a CDS encoding glycosyltransferase, encoding MKIAFVCIGDPFTVSMLYKENYMIRAAVEDGHDVIVIASDLEWHEGKRRRLPVPRVSIEHGYKLFRIPFRKMGPRRVTEKLRYAPTLRKILLAHEPNIVYFNTAQLPGIKLAKQLKARNSQTRIVCHFTTTYDNSGRNFISLRIQHGMLYRRWLKVALPYIDELFYAAPESLAFLCQVYAIPAHRLSFLPLPGEVFPVESRRLSRKQFRDRHDFTDTEIVYLHAGKFDAGKQTVQLLESFHDAKDPDFRLVLAGTLSPSIEASASRIIELDPRIIHLGFLSGAELVKSICGSDVYLQPGTVSQTAQTAICCGLPVVVGNHPIYRDLCKDNAFLVESAASLTHIFRAISQDRHVLESMSTHSFYVAENHLDFRMLFRRVALADAVEGP
- a CDS encoding acyltransferase encodes the protein MTVKIAGSADVDERARIGDGSSVWHLAQVREHAEVGENCVIGRGAYIGSGVKLGDNCKVQNYALVYEPANLGAGVFIGPAVVLTNDTYPRAVTADGDLKSALDWKAVGVTIKDGASIGARSVCVAPLAIGAWAMVAAGSVVTRDVPDHALVAGVPAKQIGWVGHSGQRLIEEPDGAWYCPAANSRYLETNGSLAVAKE
- a CDS encoding sulfate adenylyltransferase subunit 1 — encoded protein: MDLLRFATAGSVDDGKSTLIGRLLLDSKAIFEDQLEAVEATSLSKGFDYTDLALLTDGLRSEREQGITIDVAYRYFATPNRKFIIADTPGHVQYTRNMVTGASTADLGLVLVDARQGLTEQSRRHAVILSLLRVPHLVLAVNKMDLVDFSEEIYNKIHAEFTQFATKLNIPDLQVIPISALQGDNVVTRSENMDWYSGPTLMHHLEHVHVASDRDLIDARFPVQYVVRPKSDEHHDYRGYGGQVAGGVLKPGDEVVVLPSGMTSKIAGIDLFDRELTEAYPPMSVTVRLEDDVDVSRGDMIARIRNAPKPSQDIDAMICWMTTAPLKPRQKLAIKHTTRTGRALVKDIQYRLDINTLHRDLESNELGVNEIGRVQLRTTIPLLCDPYSQNRATGSFILIDEATGATVGAGMVNSGN
- a CDS encoding nucleotide sugar dehydrogenase; amino-acid sequence: MKIAVIGLGKIGLPLAAQFANKGHTVVGVDIAPSTVATINEAVAPFPGEAQLGEYLTRLVPAGKLRATTNYADAIPEADAVVVVVPLFVDNDGRPDFGWMDKATADLAANLTKDTLVAYETTLPVGTLRTRWKPQLEHGSGLIEGTDFHVVFSPERVLTGRVFEDLRKYPKLLGGLSSEGAKRAVAFYEQVLDFDERPDLERGNGVWDLGSAEAAEMAKLAETTYRDVNIGLANQFAKFAETAGIDVYQVIEASNSQPYSHIHRPGISVGGHCIPVYPRLYLSNDPDATIVRAAREANTQMPAHAIARLQVEYGDLTGARVVVLGAAYRAGVKETAFSGVFDLVRHLGEVGAIASVHDPLYTQPELTGLGLTPHTFGESVDAAVLHTDHPEYRLLTRDDLPNVRQIIDGRAAIAAGKFECPVHVIGTP